From Lycorma delicatula isolate Av1 chromosome 13, ASM4794821v1, whole genome shotgun sequence, a single genomic window includes:
- the LOC142333843 gene encoding uncharacterized protein LOC142333843 translates to MTYCNCHSEFRDYLSEENGLVVCNDIFSVMETLCNEHNPTERRLFIDSSKVSLKVVLLYNGNKFLSPVAHCASMKEIYENFKFMLEKLQCAAMYEWNICGDLKIIALILGLQLGYTKYCCFLCEWDSRDRKYRFIRKEWSKHESFISEQKNVKHDPFCNPKIEYLPS, encoded by the coding sequence ATGACTTATTGTaattgtcattctgaatttagggactatttatctgaagaaaatggcttagtggtttgtaatgacattttttctgttatggagacactttgtaatgaacataacccaacagaacggcgattgttcattgattcctccaaagttagtttaaaagttgtGCTTCTgtataatggcaataaattcctatCACCTGTAGCTCACTGTGCTAgcatgaaagaaatatatgaaaactttaaattcatGTTGGAAAAGCTTCAGTGTGCTGcaatgtatgaatggaatatttgtggtgatttgaagataattgcacttattcttggtctgcagcttggttacacaaagtactgttgttttttgtgtgaatgggatagtagggacagaaaataccgtttcattagaaaagaatggtcaAAACACGAATCATTCatttctgaacagaaaaatgtgaaacatgacccattttGTAATCCTAAAATTGAGTATCTACCTTCGTAA